From Helicobacter anatolicus, the proteins below share one genomic window:
- a CDS encoding RecB-like helicase, translating into MQEQCLTLMASAGSGKTFALTLRYLSLLFYGANASEILTLTFTKKAAAEMRERIAMALEGLAKGEESLFFKILVEEYGFNREDILKKAPKIFERFLNCNTKITTLDAFFNFIVRKFCWNVGLSKNFVIKEQDIHQVNHQFLSLLDSASYQEFLEFCFRYENPLRIFDFLQRVSSEIMEFQEASFAVDLKDLEEDILQSSMEIKQKIANMPKASTKAKEIIKTTSLKEMLASPKWLLDGDEYFYFKKLELNMNPEFEAIRQKVALYFKIKESIIFSTMSRFKEVYKKARNILNIKSASLSFFDVTLKAYEVLVENFDRDFFYFRLDDKISHILLDEFQDTNALQYEILLPLIEELRSGEGRLGERSLFFVGDKKQSIYGFRGSDSSIFDRVTEYTTTKSLESNYRSQSEVILFNNKVFAPIFPGYLQKVPENKEAGGYVRVFPESREVCEMLESIQQALQDLFAKGVHASDIAILCYKNSDLDLLKMHFSQIFQNVNFVTEGNLSLTQRVQPMILLEALNFSLDSLQIHLKNIVKLLGLGFETDLELPVYEESQGLSDYIFTLMKKLGICDNFAQKFLEISFDYEDRESFLEAVTKIDIDMVKEKVDGVVLMTIHGSKGLEFEHVIVCDRFSKPNHRSDNFIFVDQKLYFTQSKREDFDPVYAEVKKKDENKKKQEANNVLYVAFTRAKSSLFVVPRNNGAFEGLGLQAIEIGEIKEQIKKEEKAKSQEMLSVEQQDFGRQKDFIIKDSPKELVQKNILFGEALHYALEYGFGFGIKEEILQKKLYNHYGFYLEKEALYTILEHLKKLKNDSKIQTLCKGKQLFAEVVFVKNFRLNRMDMLLIGEEIVVLDYKSGSHQEEYIEQLQGYLDILKSHFVGQKVQGYLVYLWEQIKLQKVE; encoded by the coding sequence GTGCAAGAACAATGTTTAACCCTAATGGCATCTGCAGGGAGTGGAAAAACCTTTGCGCTTACTTTAAGATATTTAAGTTTATTGTTTTATGGGGCAAATGCTAGTGAAATTTTAACTCTTACTTTTACCAAAAAAGCAGCAGCAGAAATGAGAGAACGGATTGCCATGGCTTTGGAGGGTTTGGCGAAGGGAGAGGAAAGCTTATTTTTTAAAATATTAGTGGAAGAATATGGTTTTAATAGAGAGGATATTTTAAAAAAAGCTCCAAAGATTTTTGAAAGATTTTTAAATTGCAATACCAAGATCACGACACTTGATGCATTTTTTAATTTTATTGTGCGTAAATTTTGTTGGAATGTGGGGTTGAGTAAAAATTTTGTTATTAAAGAGCAAGATATACATCAAGTAAATCATCAATTTTTATCCTTGTTAGATTCTGCAAGTTATCAAGAGTTTTTAGAATTTTGTTTTAGATATGAAAACCCTTTGCGTATTTTTGATTTTTTGCAAAGAGTGAGTTCAGAGATTATGGAATTTCAAGAAGCAAGTTTTGCAGTAGATTTGAAGGATTTGGAAGAAGATATTTTGCAGTCTTCTATGGAGATCAAGCAAAAAATAGCAAATATGCCCAAAGCAAGTACTAAAGCAAAAGAAATAATCAAGACTACAAGCCTTAAGGAAATGCTTGCAAGTCCAAAATGGCTTTTAGATGGTGATGAATATTTTTATTTTAAAAAATTAGAACTTAATATGAATCCAGAATTTGAAGCCATTAGACAAAAAGTTGCTTTGTATTTTAAAATCAAAGAATCAATAATTTTTTCTACAATGTCTCGTTTTAAGGAAGTGTATAAAAAAGCAAGGAATATATTAAATATCAAAAGTGCAAGTCTTAGTTTTTTTGATGTGACTTTAAAAGCCTATGAAGTTTTGGTAGAGAATTTTGATCGAGATTTTTTTTATTTTCGGCTTGATGATAAAATTAGCCATATTTTGCTTGATGAATTTCAAGATACTAATGCATTGCAATATGAAATTTTGTTGCCACTTATTGAAGAATTACGCTCTGGTGAAGGGAGACTTGGGGAGAGGAGTTTATTTTTTGTGGGGGATAAAAAGCAGAGTATTTATGGATTTAGGGGGAGTGATAGTAGTATTTTTGATAGGGTTACAGAATATACGACTACCAAAAGCTTAGAAAGTAATTATCGCAGTCAAAGCGAAGTAATTTTGTTTAATAATAAAGTTTTTGCCCCTATTTTTCCAGGCTATTTGCAAAAAGTTCCAGAAAATAAAGAAGCGGGGGGATATGTGAGAGTATTTCCTGAGAGTAGGGAAGTTTGTGAAATGCTAGAATCTATTCAACAGGCATTGCAAGATTTATTTGCTAAGGGGGTGCATGCAAGTGATATTGCGATTTTGTGTTATAAAAATAGTGATTTAGATTTATTAAAAATGCACTTTTCTCAAATTTTTCAGAATGTAAATTTTGTTACAGAGGGGAATTTGTCGCTTACACAACGCGTGCAACCTATGATTTTGCTAGAAGCTTTGAATTTTTCGCTAGATTCTTTGCAAATTCATCTAAAAAATATTGTTAAATTACTAGGGTTGGGATTTGAAACAGATTTGGAGTTACCAGTTTATGAGGAAAGTCAAGGACTTTCAGATTATATTTTTACATTGATGAAAAAACTTGGAATCTGTGATAATTTTGCACAAAAGTTTTTAGAAATTTCTTTTGATTATGAAGATCGTGAGAGTTTTTTGGAGGCTGTTACTAAAATTGATATTGATATGGTCAAGGAAAAAGTTGATGGTGTGGTGCTTATGACAATCCATGGATCAAAGGGATTAGAGTTTGAACATGTGATTGTATGCGATCGTTTTAGTAAACCAAATCATCGTAGTGATAATTTTATTTTTGTAGATCAAAAATTATATTTTACACAAAGCAAGAGAGAAGATTTTGATCCTGTTTATGCAGAGGTAAAGAAAAAAGATGAAAACAAAAAAAAGCAAGAAGCAAATAATGTTTTGTATGTGGCATTTACGCGTGCTAAGAGTTCTTTATTTGTAGTGCCTAGAAATAATGGAGCATTTGAAGGATTGGGATTACAGGCAATAGAGATCGGAGAAATTAAAGAACAAATAAAAAAAGAAGAAAAAGCAAAAAGCCAGGAAATGCTTTCTGTAGAACAGCAAGATTTTGGAAGACAAAAAGATTTTATTATTAAAGATTCTCCTAAGGAATTGGTGCAAAAAAATATACTTTTTGGAGAAGCATTGCATTATGCTTTAGAATATGGCTTTGGTTTTGGAATTAAAGAAGAGATTTTGCAAAAAAAGCTTTATAATCACTATGGATTTTATTTGGAAAAAGAAGCATTGTATACAATTTTGGAGCATTTAAAAAAATTAAAAAATGATTCTAAAATACAGACTTTATGTAAGGGTAAGCAGTTATTTGCTGAAGTAGTATTTGTAAAAAATTTTAGATTAAATCGTATGGATATGCTTTTGATAGGTGAGGAAATTGTAGTTTTGGATTATAAAAGTGGTAGTCATCAAGAAGAATATATTGAGCAATTACAAGGATATTTAGATATTCTTAAATCACATTTTGTAGGACAAAAAGTTCAGGGGTATTTGGTGTATTTATGGGAGCAGATTAAGTTGCAAAAAGTCGAATAA
- a CDS encoding phosphatidylglycerophosphatase A family protein — translation MRECFLTLFFSGKSPIASGTVGSLVALIPAIFLVQFSSQTLFLLAILIGVIAVKQIDIYEKEKQVHDPKEIVIDELVGMWLALSIAVGAIGFSWWAVVLSFVFFRIYDITKPSIIGKIDKKLKGGLGVVLDDALAGVIGGFSTVIVLKLMEFIQKF, via the coding sequence ATGCGAGAGTGTTTTTTGACATTATTTTTTAGCGGCAAGTCGCCTATAGCTTCAGGGACTGTTGGAAGTTTGGTGGCTTTAATTCCAGCGATATTTTTAGTGCAGTTTTCTAGTCAAACTTTATTTTTGTTGGCAATTTTAATTGGTGTGATTGCAGTAAAACAAATTGATATTTATGAAAAAGAAAAGCAAGTGCATGATCCCAAAGAAATTGTGATTGATGAGCTTGTGGGAATGTGGTTAGCCTTAAGTATTGCTGTGGGGGCTATTGGGTTTTCATGGTGGGCTGTAGTGTTGAGTTTTGTATTTTTTAGAATCTATGATATTACAAAGCCATCTATTATTGGAAAGATTGATAAAAAACTTAAAGGTGGCTTAGGGGTTGTTTTAGATGATGCATTAGCAGGTGTAATTGGAGGTTTTAGCACAGTTATTGTGCTAAAACTTATGGAATTTATACAAAAATTTTAG
- a CDS encoding sulfate adenylyltransferase, with product MKSQEKNKQLYIDNEAVSALSFLQEGLLSPVKKLMNKKETEQVVKTGMYQNVSYPCPFLLSPSGRRNEEVLKNVQKNEQIDLVCERKIVGSIQVDEVFPIDIEERLSQIGAILEEKDYIARRIGKYALSGKVEIENQINNLKQLVNDKKEKLKAKRITGVIFNANPIHRVHEKILREEFNDSDMIVIFLLRYHREDFLSFEIRQKSLDLVLNKFLSKERICVVPLDVTYLFAGPNKMILYALIAKNFGCTKILLGQKTRGLSVYYNHRTRHSVFDSLKGIDIEVKILDEYAYCTKCRCLLNAKSCPHGQHHHIIYYAESLLQFFKMGIIPPTILVRKEVSALILKELFPERLEEMKQIYYGALPSDGVFSENVQEDFYTKLIDLYQIRN from the coding sequence ATGAAATCTCAAGAAAAAAATAAGCAGCTTTATATCGATAATGAAGCCGTCAGTGCACTTTCTTTTTTGCAAGAAGGTTTGCTTAGTCCTGTAAAAAAATTGATGAATAAAAAAGAGACTGAGCAAGTGGTAAAAACAGGGATGTATCAAAATGTTTCCTACCCTTGTCCTTTTTTGCTTAGCCCCAGCGGAAGACGCAATGAAGAGGTATTAAAAAATGTACAGAAAAATGAGCAAATTGATTTGGTGTGTGAGAGGAAGATTGTAGGAAGTATTCAAGTAGATGAGGTGTTTCCTATTGATATTGAGGAGCGTTTATCCCAAATTGGTGCGATTTTAGAAGAAAAAGATTATATCGCTAGGCGTATTGGAAAATATGCTTTGAGTGGTAAGGTAGAGATAGAAAATCAAATTAATAATTTAAAGCAACTTGTTAATGATAAAAAAGAGAAACTCAAAGCTAAGAGAATTACAGGTGTAATTTTTAATGCTAACCCTATTCATCGTGTTCATGAAAAAATTTTGCGTGAAGAGTTTAATGATAGTGATATGATAGTGATATTTTTGTTGCGTTATCATAGGGAAGATTTTTTAAGTTTTGAGATACGTCAAAAAAGCCTTGATCTTGTATTGAATAAATTTCTTTCTAAAGAGAGAATTTGTGTTGTGCCTTTGGATGTTACTTATTTATTTGCTGGTCCTAATAAAATGATTTTATATGCATTAATTGCAAAAAATTTTGGTTGTACAAAAATTTTACTTGGGCAAAAAACACGAGGACTTTCTGTGTATTATAACCATCGCACACGACATAGTGTTTTTGATTCTCTAAAGGGGATAGATATTGAGGTAAAAATTTTAGATGAATATGCATATTGTACAAAATGTAGATGTTTGCTAAATGCTAAAAGTTGTCCTCATGGCCAACATCATCATATTATTTATTATGCAGAATCTCTTTTGCAGTTTTTTAAAATGGGGATTATACCACCAACAATTTTGGTTAGAAAGGAAGTGTCAGCATTGATTTTAAAAGAGTTATTTCCTGAGCGTTTGGAAGAAATGAAGCAAATTTATTATGGGGCATTGCCATCAGATGGTGTTTTTTCAGAGAATGTGCAAGAAGATTTTTATACAAAACTGATTGATTTGTATCAGATTAGAAATTAA
- a CDS encoding response regulator transcription factor, with protein sequence MRVLIIENETYLAQSIASKLGGMGYVCSIAPSLENFYHVDAEVILLSSNACGDEYENFIRSNSHAIVIMLVSYISDDTIIKPVQAGAKDYIVKPFMIDELLRKIAHYVDYQKLVAKVEFYDSYFNFVEKELNIPSLPQYLPPFIIKSNSQRSADIYAMKYARANQITFQILNFNNPEWRNILKNSIGKKKCYYITNFESLKKNEAKEFLENMSKYSVIVSVICDDEISFSQIVDITHISNQQDLGGEILSIKEYEKVMIMKFEGRYPDVELAKKLGISRKSLWEKRKKYEISRKK encoded by the coding sequence ATGCGAGTATTAATTATTGAAAATGAAACATATTTGGCACAAAGTATTGCATCAAAATTAGGAGGAATGGGATATGTTTGCAGTATTGCACCATCATTAGAAAATTTTTACCATGTAGATGCAGAAGTAATATTGCTATCTTCTAATGCTTGTGGAGATGAGTATGAGAATTTTATTAGAAGCAATTCTCATGCAATTGTAATTATGTTGGTTTCCTATATTAGTGATGATACGATTATAAAGCCTGTGCAAGCGGGAGCAAAAGATTATATTGTAAAACCTTTTATGATTGATGAATTGCTACGCAAGATTGCGCATTATGTGGATTATCAAAAACTTGTTGCAAAAGTGGAATTTTATGATTCTTATTTTAATTTTGTGGAAAAAGAACTAAATATTCCATCTTTGCCACAATACCTTCCACCTTTTATTATCAAAAGTAATTCGCAAAGAAGTGCAGATATTTATGCGATGAAATATGCAAGAGCTAATCAAATTACTTTTCAAATTCTTAATTTTAACAATCCCGAATGGCGAAATATTCTTAAAAACTCCATAGGTAAGAAAAAGTGTTACTATATTACCAATTTTGAGAGTTTGAAAAAAAATGAAGCCAAAGAGTTTTTGGAAAATATGTCAAAATATAGTGTAATTGTTTCCGTAATTTGTGATGATGAAATTTCTTTTTCACAAATTGTGGATATTACACATATATCTAACCAACAAGATTTAGGTGGCGAAATTCTTTCTATTAAGGAATATGAAAAAGTAATGATTATGAAGTTTGAGGGTAGATATCCTGATGTAGAATTGGCAAAAAAGCTAGGGATTAGTAGAAAAAGTTTATGGGAAAAAAGGAAAAAATATGAAATCTCAAGAAAAAAATAA
- a CDS encoding bifunctional 2-C-methyl-D-erythritol 4-phosphate cytidylyltransferase/2-C-methyl-D-erythritol 2,4-cyclodiphosphate synthase: MLQKHEICLVLMAAGSSTRFQKMLPFEKKVKKQWLRLDSKPLWKKVLEDLIALDVFGEVVVGMDENEVIYAQNFCDVKIVAGGKTRTQSLKKILEHVQSPYVFVTDVARWDIDRDLCLKLISLCKDYDCVVPFISCVDTIYYKNESINREEVKLIQTPQISQTSKLKIALDKEYTDESTAMLDHNFRVGFVQGSYKMQKLTSLEDLRALVNQEKYSPSENIVTGSGIDIHAFVEKKPMVLGGVTIESPFGFKAHSDGDVLLHALIDALLGAICGGDIGEWFPDTSKNYENIDSKILLEKIRAFVVSVGYEILHIDVSILAQTPKISPYKKQIQEKLAELLYMKKNQVNIKATTAEGLGFVGRKEGVCVMVQATLKFIDYREIYASINY; the protein is encoded by the coding sequence ATGTTACAAAAGCATGAAATATGTTTAGTTTTGATGGCCGCAGGAAGCTCCACAAGATTCCAAAAAATGTTACCTTTTGAAAAAAAAGTTAAGAAACAATGGTTGCGATTAGATTCTAAACCTTTATGGAAAAAGGTCTTAGAAGATTTGATAGCATTAGATGTTTTTGGCGAAGTGGTTGTAGGAATGGATGAGAATGAGGTAATTTATGCACAAAATTTTTGTGATGTAAAAATTGTTGCTGGTGGCAAGACACGCACACAAAGCTTGAAAAAAATTTTGGAACATGTGCAAAGTCCTTATGTTTTTGTGACTGATGTGGCAAGATGGGATATTGATAGGGATTTATGTTTAAAGTTGATATCACTTTGCAAGGATTATGATTGTGTTGTGCCTTTTATTTCTTGTGTAGATACAATTTATTATAAAAATGAATCAATAAATAGAGAAGAAGTAAAACTTATTCAAACCCCACAAATATCTCAAACTTCAAAACTAAAAATTGCATTAGATAAAGAATATACTGATGAAAGTACTGCGATGTTAGATCATAATTTTCGTGTAGGGTTTGTGCAAGGAAGCTATAAGATGCAAAAACTTACGAGTTTAGAAGATCTTAGAGCGCTTGTAAATCAAGAAAAATATAGCCCTAGTGAAAATATTGTTACAGGAAGTGGGATTGATATTCATGCATTTGTTGAAAAAAAGCCCATGGTGCTTGGTGGAGTGACAATAGAAAGTCCTTTTGGGTTTAAAGCACATAGTGATGGAGATGTGCTTTTGCATGCATTAATTGATGCACTTTTGGGTGCTATTTGTGGTGGAGATATTGGAGAGTGGTTTCCAGATACTTCTAAAAATTATGAAAATATTGATTCTAAGATTTTATTAGAAAAGATTCGCGCTTTTGTGGTGAGCGTAGGGTATGAGATTTTACATATTGATGTGAGTATTTTGGCACAAACTCCAAAAATTAGCCCTTATAAAAAACAGATTCAAGAAAAATTAGCAGAGCTTTTGTATATGAAAAAAAATCAGGTTAACATTAAAGCCACAACTGCGGAAGGTCTGGGATTTGTTGGACGTAAAGAAGGTGTTTGTGTAATGGTGCAAGCGACATTAAAATTTATTGATTATAGGGAGATTTATGCGAGTATTAATTATTGA
- a CDS encoding cation:dicarboxylate symporter family transporter, giving the protein MEEVPLPLYKKLFTSLAFWVIIGLIFGICLGTISPHHASNLKPYTIDPFIKSLKFLVGPIIFLTIITGIIGLESLKTLGSIGIKSFLYFEFFSTIALIIGVCFGEIFTPGSGLHFAIDALDSSLVDKYTHIDAKDISSISHIFLSAIPKDPITPFLHAQTLQVLFMAIVIAILLLFTPRKWRMKVVDFLNILQKFFFKILILLMYFSPIATFGAMAFLIGKFGFESIYNMLFLLFVMLLACSFFIFGILGILCYFAKVNIFKFLRLIGQEILMVFATSSSESVLAPLMKKLEISGINRAVTGLVIPTGYSFNLDCTNIYMALSVIFLAQAFDIPLSLEHYIEVVVILMITSKGAVGVTGSGFIVLAGTLQALGTGAGIPAACVVVLLGVDKFMSEIRACGNLCGNAVACLIVAIWDKKIDKKEFYRALENPKKYQVL; this is encoded by the coding sequence ATGGAAGAAGTTCCTCTACCTCTTTATAAAAAATTATTTACAAGTCTTGCTTTTTGGGTAATTATTGGATTAATTTTTGGTATCTGTTTAGGGACGATATCTCCTCACCATGCTTCAAATCTTAAACCCTATACCATCGACCCTTTTATTAAGAGTCTAAAGTTTCTTGTTGGTCCAATTATTTTTTTGACAATCATTACGGGAATCATCGGACTTGAATCTCTTAAGACTTTAGGTAGTATTGGTATCAAATCTTTTTTATATTTTGAATTTTTTAGCACAATAGCACTTATTATTGGTGTATGTTTTGGAGAGATTTTCACACCAGGAAGTGGGCTTCACTTTGCCATCGATGCTCTAGATTCTTCTTTAGTTGATAAATACACACATATAGATGCCAAAGATATTAGCTCAATTTCACATATTTTTCTTAGTGCCATTCCTAAGGATCCTATCACACCATTTTTACATGCACAAACCCTCCAAGTATTATTTATGGCAATAGTCATTGCAATTTTATTATTGTTTACTCCTAGAAAATGGAGAATGAAAGTTGTTGATTTTTTAAATATTTTACAAAAATTCTTTTTTAAAATTCTTATACTTTTGATGTATTTTAGCCCTATTGCCACATTTGGTGCAATGGCATTTTTAATCGGTAAGTTTGGTTTTGAAAGTATATACAACATGTTATTTTTACTTTTTGTAATGCTTCTTGCTTGTTCATTTTTTATTTTTGGTATTTTAGGAATCTTATGCTATTTTGCAAAAGTCAATATCTTTAAATTTTTACGCTTAATTGGTCAAGAAATTTTGATGGTTTTTGCAACAAGTAGCTCTGAAAGTGTCTTGGCTCCACTCATGAAAAAGCTAGAAATTTCAGGGATTAATCGCGCTGTAACCGGTCTTGTTATCCCCACTGGCTATAGTTTCAATCTTGATTGCACAAATATTTATATGGCACTCTCTGTAATTTTTCTCGCACAAGCCTTTGATATTCCCCTAAGTCTTGAACATTATATTGAAGTTGTTGTAATTTTAATGATCACTTCAAAAGGAGCAGTTGGTGTTACAGGTAGTGGTTTTATTGTCCTGGCAGGAACATTACAAGCCCTTGGTACAGGGGCAGGAATCCCTGCGGCTTGCGTTGTCGTATTGTTAGGAGTAGATAAATTTATGAGCGAAATCCGTGCTTGCGGGAATTTATGTGGAAATGCGGTTGCTTGTCTTATTGTCGCAATCTGGGATAAAAAAATCGACAAAAAAGAATTTTATCGCGCACTAGAAAACCCCAAAAAATATCAAGTTTTGTAG
- a CDS encoding HD domain-containing phosphohydrolase, with translation MRMCNIVFENFQQLENELKHHKIHNDSDEKYFIQIFTSLDDKKIAKELVCFFDKELVCEVLLTQSGEEVIMMGDILVSKILISISCFKNSTLRGGYCPSNLSSEEIAKFFLEKIITNRTKLLVIFIACGSFYDKDVLAIIKKIAPDVRICGGRSHPVTFGTMVGLVGNNHDIYEDGLVCVGIDSDVLSVQNKHVFGWDSVGLPLKITKSKDNVVYEIDRQKPVDILRRFMGAMALDYILTTTYIFPLIYHVDGIPVARIVLEILEDGSVVLNDAIPEGIEVRFGFGLIENIQKETEEVYADIPTNTEAIYMYSCVGRLMFAGREALKNTLKIFNSKPSAGFFTFGEIYSAKDCNIFLGLTNTFYCLTEGEFETSIIARKKIVNEVIPNKHVMVINTLSNLIYEVNREILQLNKEFEAYKNLINGMMLHIVTDPDLKILYVNDNLVKTSSYALEEVVGTNCLEYIDAETLVEVEQNILPLLKRDGKWSGKLKQYKKDGSSYYVKMVVQAIKNDEGEVIRYLIGQLDDTDDELRRMALEDNSAFLKHSDEEKRHLLEQYRSIVDKNQSVFRLDLQRNFIYGNDIFLEMTGLKLDEILGKNIYEFIPKDEQWQFLKIGEDLIEKGYYEGVLQYTRRDGKKVYIRSAGNFIWDLNHNPVEIIAMGVDITSVVDSVKEIEAIQKDVIYAMGTICEGKSRETGNHIIRVAEYSALLAKLYGCTREEQELLRITSPMHDIGKVGISDMILNKPGKLTPEEFEIMKTHTTIGEDIFKDSNRLILRTAGEIAGSHHEWWNGEGYPRGTKGEEIPLYGRITALADVFDALSNDRCYKKAWPLDEVLAHIKKLSGKQFQPELVELFLANIHQFLEISRAYQDVG, from the coding sequence ATGAGAATGTGTAATATTGTTTTTGAAAATTTTCAGCAGCTAGAGAATGAGTTAAAGCACCATAAGATTCATAATGATAGCGATGAAAAATATTTCATACAGATTTTTACAAGCCTTGATGATAAAAAAATTGCAAAAGAACTTGTTTGTTTTTTTGATAAAGAACTTGTTTGTGAAGTACTTTTAACTCAAAGTGGCGAAGAAGTAATCATGATGGGGGATATCTTAGTTTCAAAAATTTTAATTAGTATTAGCTGTTTTAAAAATTCTACTTTAAGAGGCGGGTATTGCCCTTCAAATCTTAGTAGTGAGGAAATTGCAAAATTTTTTCTTGAAAAAATTATTACCAATCGCACAAAACTTTTGGTGATTTTTATAGCCTGCGGGAGTTTTTATGATAAAGATGTCTTAGCAATTATCAAAAAAATTGCACCAGATGTAAGAATTTGTGGAGGGAGATCACATCCTGTTACTTTTGGAACAATGGTGGGGTTAGTAGGAAATAATCATGATATTTATGAAGATGGTCTTGTATGTGTGGGGATTGATTCTGATGTTTTGAGTGTGCAAAATAAACATGTTTTTGGTTGGGATAGTGTGGGGTTACCACTTAAAATTACAAAATCTAAAGATAATGTTGTTTATGAGATTGATCGACAAAAACCTGTGGATATTTTGCGTAGATTTATGGGGGCGATGGCATTAGATTATATTTTGACAACAACATATATTTTTCCATTAATTTATCATGTAGATGGGATACCTGTAGCAAGAATCGTGTTAGAGATTTTAGAGGACGGATCGGTGGTATTAAATGATGCGATTCCCGAGGGTATTGAGGTGCGTTTTGGTTTTGGTTTGATTGAAAATATTCAAAAAGAAACTGAAGAGGTTTATGCAGATATTCCTACTAATACAGAAGCGATTTATATGTATTCTTGTGTAGGAAGATTGATGTTTGCAGGTAGGGAAGCATTAAAAAATACACTGAAAATTTTTAATTCTAAACCTTCCGCAGGGTTTTTTACTTTTGGAGAGATTTATTCTGCTAAGGACTGTAATATATTTTTGGGATTGACCAATACTTTTTATTGCCTTACAGAAGGTGAGTTTGAAACATCTATTATTGCTAGAAAAAAAATTGTTAATGAAGTAATTCCAAATAAACATGTAATGGTAATTAACACTCTATCAAATCTTATTTATGAGGTAAATCGTGAGATTTTACAGCTTAATAAGGAATTTGAAGCTTATAAAAATCTAATTAATGGAATGATGTTGCATATTGTCACAGATCCTGATTTAAAGATTTTATATGTCAATGATAATTTGGTTAAAACATCTTCTTATGCGTTAGAAGAGGTGGTTGGTACAAATTGTTTAGAATATATTGATGCTGAAACTTTAGTGGAAGTTGAACAAAATATTCTACCACTTCTAAAGCGTGATGGCAAATGGAGTGGAAAACTCAAACAATACAAAAAAGATGGCTCATCTTATTATGTCAAAATGGTTGTGCAGGCAATTAAGAATGATGAAGGAGAAGTAATACGTTATTTGATTGGACAACTTGATGATACAGATGATGAACTTAGGCGTATGGCACTTGAAGATAATTCCGCATTTCTTAAGCATTCTGATGAGGAAAAGCGCCATTTGCTTGAGCAGTATCGATCTATTGTGGATAAAAATCAAAGCGTATTCCGACTTGATTTACAAAGAAATTTTATTTATGGAAATGATATTTTTTTAGAGATGACGGGTTTAAAACTTGATGAGATTCTTGGAAAAAATATTTATGAATTTATCCCAAAAGATGAACAATGGCAGTTTTTAAAAATTGGTGAGGATTTGATTGAGAAGGGATATTATGAAGGAGTATTGCAGTATACACGCAGGGATGGTAAAAAAGTTTATATCCGAAGTGCAGGAAATTTTATTTGGGATCTCAATCATAATCCTGTTGAAATTATTGCCATGGGGGTGGATATTACTTCTGTTGTAGATAGCGTGAAAGAAATTGAGGCAATACAAAAAGATGTTATTTATGCGATGGGGACAATTTGTGAGGGAAAAAGTAGAGAGACAGGAAATCATATTATTAGAGTCGCAGAATATTCCGCACTTTTAGCGAAGCTTTATGGCTGTACTCGTGAAGAACAGGAATTATTGCGTATTACTTCACCAATGCATGATATCGGCAAAGTAGGAATTTCAGATATGATTTTAAATAAGCCTGGAAAATTAACACCAGAGGAATTTGAAATTATGAAAACGCATACAACAATTGGTGAAGATATTTTTAAAGATTCTAATCGTTTGATTCTAAGAACTGCGGGTGAGATTGCAGGTAGTCATCATGAGTGGTGGAATGGTGAGGGATATCCACGAGGCACAAAAGGTGAAGAAATACCACTATATGGCAGAATCACCGCTTTAGCAGATGTTTTTGATGCGTTAAGTAATGATCGATGTTATAAAAAAGCTTGGCCACTAGATGAGGTTTTGGCGCATATCAAAAAATTAAGTGGTAAACAATTTCAACCAGAGCTAGTAGAATTATTTTTAGCAAATATTCATCAGTTTTTAGAGATTAGTAGAGCATATCAAGATGTGGGGTAA